A window of Juglans regia cultivar Chandler chromosome 7, Walnut 2.0, whole genome shotgun sequence contains these coding sequences:
- the LOC109003438 gene encoding peptidyl-prolyl cis-trans isomerase CYP59 has product MSVLIVTSLGDIVVDLHTDKCPLTSKNFLKLCKIKYYNGCLFHTVQKDFTAQTGDPTGTGSGGDSIYKFLYGDQARFFSDEIHLDLKHSKTGTIAMASAGENLNASQFYFTLRDDLDYLDGKHAVFGEVAEGLDTLTRINEAYVDEKGRPYRNIRIKHTYILDDPFDDPSQLPELIPEASPEGKPKDEVDDDVRLEDDWVPMDEQLGTEELEEVLRSKEAHSRAVVLESIGDIPDAEMKPPDNVLFVCKLNPVTEDEDLHTIFSRFGTVLSAEIIRDYKTGDSLCYAFVEFETIEACEQAYFKMDNALIDDRRIHVDFSQSVAKLWSQYRRKDHQMGKGRGCFKCGALDHIAKDCTGGPAIGHQTQKYILKEDTGQRGDNDSRYEMVFDGDALESPRQDKRHGGHDPDDRVEKQKINDGNTEDLKHRHQENKNWSDRHRQSDRRRGYKEDEMRRDSKASRSSGSRGDRDYIEERRDREKHKQRDLDDNNRDKRDYRKRTPDNGSHAERRDDGDYRKKNKDSSSHVGRRDDREYRKRDADNGSYVERSNDRDHRKRSVDNDSHEERRDERVHKKRNVDSDRRETRDEPSPRKRSAVDDSHKGRKEEREHGRRNSLDDGDDHDRRHRGDRRR; this is encoded by the exons ATGTCGGTGCTGATCGTAACGAGCTTAGGGGACATAGTGGTGGATTTGCACACGGATAAGTGCCCCTTGACCTCCAAAAACTTCTTAAAGCTTTGCAA GATCAAATACTATAATGGGTGCCTATTTCACACGGTTCAGAAGGATTTTACTGCACAGACTGGTGACCCGACTGGAACAGGGTCTGGTGGTGATTCTATCTACAA GTTTCTATATGGTGATCAAGCTCGGTTTTTCAGTGACGAGATTCATCTTGATTTAAAGCATTCCAAGACTGGCACCATTGCCATGGCTAGTGCCGGAGAGAATCTTAATGCTTCTCAG TTCTATTTCACTTTACGTGATGATCTGGACTATCTAGATGGGAAGCATGCT GTCTTTGGGGAAGTAGCAGAAGGGCTCGATACATTGACCAGGATAAATGAAGCTTATGTGGATGAGAAGGGAAGACCATATAGGAATATACG AATCAAACACACATACATACTGGATGATCCTTTTGATGATCCTTCCCAGCTACCTGAGTTGATTCCTGAGGCTTCCCCTGAAGGAAAGCCAAAAGATGAG GTTGATGATGATGTGCGGCTTGAAGATGATTGGGTGCCTATGGATGAGCAATTAGGTACTGAAGAGCTTGAGGAGGTTCTCCGCTCAAAGGAAGCACATTCAAGAGCAGTTGTACTTGAGAGT ATTGGAGATATTCCTGATGCTGAGATGAAGCCTCCTGATAATGTGCTCTTTGTTTGTAAACTGAATCCTGTTACTGAA GATGAGGACTTGCATACCATATTTTCTCGATTTGGAACAGTATTATC GGCTGAAATAATTCGTGACTACAAGACCGGTGacagtttatgctatgctttCGTAG AGTTTGAGACGATAGAGGCTTGTGAACAAGCATATTTTAAG ATGGATAATGCCCTAATTGATGATCGAAGGATACATGTGGATTTTAGTCAGAGTGTTGCGAAACTGTGGTCCCAGTACAGACGCAAAGATCACCAAATGGGTAAAG GACGTGGTTGCTTTAAATGTGGTGCTCTTGATCACATTGCCAAGGACTGCACTGGGGGCCCAGCCATTGGACACCAAActcaaaaatatattctaaaggAGGATACAGGACAGCGAGGAGACAACGATTCTAG GTACGAAATGGTATTTGATGGAGATGCTCTTGAAAGTCCAAGACAAGATAAGAGACATGGAGGTCATGATCCAGATGACAGGGTTGAGaaacaaaagataaatgatGGAAATACTGAAGACCTAAAGCATAGgcatcaagaaaataaaaactggaGTGATAGGCACAGGCAGAGTGACAGGAGGAGAGGATACAAAGAGGATGAAATGAGGCGCGATAGTAAAGCAAGTCGATCCAGTGGAAGCCGAGGAGATCGGGATTATATTGAAGAGAGAAGGGATAGAGAAAAGCATAAACAAAGAGACCTAGATGATAACAACAGGGATAAGCGGGATTATAGAAAGAGAACACCGGATAATGGTAGCCATGCAGAAAGGAGGGATGATGGAGACTacaggaagaaaaataaagatagtTCCAGTCATGTGGGAAGGAGAGATGATAGAGAGTATAGGAAGAGGGATGCAGATAATGGTAGCTATGTAGAAAGGAGCAATGATCGAGATCATAGAAAGAGAAGTGTAGACAATGATAGTCATGAGGAAAGGAGGGATGAGAGAGTACATAAGAAGAGAAATGTAGACAGCGACAGACGAGAAACAAGGGATGAGCCAAGTCCGAGAAAAAGAAGTGCAGTCGATGATAGCCACAAAGGCAGGAAAGAAGAGCGAGAACATGGAAGGCGAAACTCATTAGATGATGGTGATGATCACGACAGAAGGCACCGAGGAGACAGAAGGAGATGA